In Camelina sativa cultivar DH55 chromosome 17, Cs, whole genome shotgun sequence, the genomic stretch ttctacaattggcgccgtctgtgaGGTCGCAAATCGTCTCTAGAAAAGTTACTCTCTAGGAAACTCCCCTTAAGAAACCTTGCAATAATGTCTTCCGTCATGAACGAAGTTCCCGAAGCAAACCGTACGACTTCCAACATGCCCGATCTCACAGGCATCATGCCTTCTCAGGATAACATCGCGGCACTGGGTGGCGCATCGACTAGGCCCGTCACTGCCGTGTACTCTCGTCACCGCGTCAGCACAACGGCAAACCTGGCCGAAACCTCCACCGAACTCCCAGTCGGGGTCAGATCTGAAGGGCAAACCAGCCAGGATGCGGGACGAACTCGCGAAGAGCCAGTCAACCTCGACAAGGAGCCTTCTGATGAACAAACCCATAACGAGGCGGATGCTCGCGTAACGGAGCAGCAGATCAGCGCACAGAACGGGAACCTCCCTGTTCATACCACGCCAGCGGTCCAGAACCCGCAGGTTGTTTCCATGGAGGATTTCAGAATCTTGTTCGGCTCCATGACGAAAGAGATGTATCAGATGATCTCCGACACCAACCGCATAGTCGATGCCATCGTAACCCAAACAACCCCATCGCAAGTCTCTGCTGGACAATCAGCACTCAACTTGGGCGGTCTCACTCGTCGTCTCGACTTTTCGGATGCACAATTCGAGCAGAGGAATCCTCCCCCTTAGACAACGTCGAGTATCCGACCGAAGAATCCGAATCTGCGGATACATGAGGGCTTGGCCGCCCCGATCATCCGCCCTGCAAACTCCGGACCTTGCTTCGAACTCGAAGAAATCAAGTTGCAGATTAGCGGTATGAACACGCTCCTCCATCGAGCTATCAGCACAGCCCCGGAGATCGATAGGATTGTCGAAGTAACTCGGCAGTCAGCCTTCACTCAACGTCAAGCTGAAGCTTCCGATCTACCAGGGAGACAAAGATCCGGTCCAGTTCATGACATCCTTCATGGCGACCATGTCAAAAGCATGATTCACCGACGAACAGAGGGACGCCGGTTGCTGTCAGCTATTCGTGGATAGCCTTTCCGGCCCTGCCTTGGTATGGTTCACAAGGCTCGAGCCGAACTCGATCGACAACTTCGACCAGTTGTCCAAGACCTTCCTCAAGAACTACCGAATCCTCATCGAACGAGGCGTGACAAGTTCTGATCTATGGGAGATGGCCCAGGAACGGGGGAACCCATCGCCAGCTTCTTGAACAGATTCAAGGAGAAACTGACAAAGATCAACGTCCCGGAGGATGCAGCAATGGCAGTCTTCAGAAAGGGCCTGATCCCTGGATCACCGTTACGAAAGGACCTCAACATCCGGGAACCCAAGGATCTCGATGACGCGCTGCATCGAGCCTCCAGATTCGCACTcgacgaggaggaggaagccCGATTAGCCGCAAAAACCAATGACGAACAACCGTCGCACCCCCTAAGGCTAAAAACCGGGTCGAACACCACGAACCCCGCAAGCACCACGAGCCTCAGGAACGAAAAAAGGGCGTCATTCACGCAGTCTCCGAGACGGACAGTCAAGAGAAGCAGCCGTCTGACCCAAAGGAACTCTACTGCGATTTTCACATGTACCCCGGTCACTCCACACCAGAGTGCGTCCACCTGAAGAACTACCTGTACGCCAAGTATCTCTCTGGCGAAGTCGAAGCTACTTATCAGGCAAAAAGCGCCCGTGGAGGCAGAGGTCGCCGAGGCGGATGGCGCGGAGGACGATCTAACCGAGGTCGTGGTGCAGGCGGCGGACGGGGCTATGATGGACCACCCAACGCTGCCCAACAGCTGGCCAACCAAGCACCCGTGAATCACCAGGAAGAGGAGCCCCAGGCAGACGAACTGCCTGGCCCTCCCAAGCGACAGACGGGGCAAAACCCGGAGCGTGTCAATTCCCCTCCCCGTGGATGAATAACCATGATACTTGGTCCACCAGAGGACTGTGCAGACTCTGTTCGCGCACTGAAGAAGAGGGCACGACAAATTTGCGCCCTTCAGACCGCTCCGAGCGAGCCTTCACTCTGTTCGGACCCGATATCATTCACTTCGGAGGACGCCAAAGGGATCCAACACCCCCATTCAGACCCTTTGGTTATCGAAGTCTCGATGGGCGACTTCGACGTCGAACGAGTCCTGATTGACACTGGGAGCACCGTCAATGTACTCTGCTGGCAAACGTTAGAAAAAATGGGCGTCACACCAAACCAACTAAAACCCGAAACTCAAACGCTGACGGGCTATGACGGGGTCGCCAAGATGTCGATGGGAGACGTAAAACTACAAGTGCGAGCCGGCGAAGTGACCCGGAAGACTAAATTCGCAGTCGTTGATGCACCACCAATCTACAACGCTATTTTGGGGGTACCGTGGATATatgcgatgcaggccgtaccatcgacctatcacctctgcctcaaattcccaACTCCTACAGGAATTGGCACACTTTACGGCGACCAGAGGGTGGCCCGAGCCTGCTCTGTTATcgaaaagaagcagaggaagacggAGGccgcatagcaattacagagcggGGACCATCTCACCGGTCCCCGAAAGCCAGAGCGGGATCGCCTCAAGTCTCCGGAGTGTCGGATCCTACAGGCGAATATTGATCCTTCCGACCCCTCGCGAACTGTCGGTATCGGGGCCGAACTCGATGAAAGCATAAAGACTAAGCTGATCGCTTTCCTGCAATCTCGGGCTTCCACATTCGCCTGGTCAACAAAGGACATGGTCGGGATAAGCCCCGAAGTCATGTGCCACAAGCTCAATATCGACCCCACGTCCAAGCCGATCAGACAGAAGCGCAGGCGCTTGGGCCCGGATCGAGCCAAGGCAGTCTAGGACGAAGTTGAACGACTACTCAAGGCGGATCAAATCATGGAAGTCCAGTACCCTGATTGGCTGGCTAACCCGGtggtggtcaaaaagaaaaacggcaaGTGGAGAGTTTGCATGGACttcaccgatctcaacaaaACTTGCCCTAAGGACAGCTTTCCTCTGCCGCACATAGATCGTCTCGTCGAAGCCACGGTTGGAAACCAGCTGCTTTCATTTATGGATGCTTTTTTAGGCTACAACCAGATCGCCATGAGCTCAGCTGACCGCGAGAAAACGGCATTCATCACAGATAGGGGGACCTACTGCTACAAAGTGATGCCGTTCGGATTGAAAAACGCCGTAGCAACCTACCAGCGCTTGGTAAACATGATGTTCGCAGATCTGCTCGGTAAAACCATAGAGGTCTATATAGACGACATGCTGGTCCAATCTCTGATCGCAGAACAGCACGTCCAACATCTGGCAGAATGTTTCGACATCTTGGATCAATTCCAGATGAAACTAAACCCGACGAAGTGTACATTCGGAGTAACTTCCGGGGAATTCTTGGGGTACATCGTGACTCTACGGGGAATAGAGGCAAATCCTAAGCAGATCGAAGCTATACTAGGACTCCCGTCACCGACCAACAAGCGAGAAGTACAACGCCTGACTGGCCGGATCGCTGCTCTAAATCGTTTTATCGCTTGCTCAACGGACAAGTGCCTCCCCTTTTACCAACTTCTTCGCGGGAATAAGAATATCCATTGGGACGAGGAATGCGAGATCGCCTTTCGTCAGTTGAAGGAATATCTCACCTGTCACCCAGTTTTAGTCAAACCGGAGGACGGAGAAACACTATATCTTTATGTTTCGGTTTCCAGTTCGGCAGTTAGCGGGGTACTAGTCCGAGACGACCGCGGAGACCAGAAGCCCATTTTCTACACAAGCAAAGCGCTAAACGACGCGGAATCGTAATACTCCACGCTGGAGAAACTGGCCCTTGCAAAGATCGTTGCAGCACGGAAACTGCGACCCTATTTTCAATCGCACTCTATCGTCGTGTTTACCGAACAACCACTCCGAACCATCCTTCATAGCCCCCTCCAATCCGGACGCATGGCGAAATGGGCGGTCGAGctcagcgagtacgacatcgaataCCGTTCTCGCCCAAGTCTGAAGTCACAAGTTCTGGCTGACTTCATCACCGAACTGTCGCCCGAGCTTGACGATCCCACTCCCGCGGTGGAGCAATGGACAATGTTCGTCGACGGTTCGTCGACAAATCAAGGATCCAGGGTCGGACTCATACTCCGATCCCCCACCGGAGAAATCCTCGAGCAGGCGTTAAAGCTCAATTTCAAAGCATCGAACAACGAAACCGAGTACGAGGCCGTTCTCGCAGGACTCCGGCTAGCCCAGGGACTTGGAGTCAAACACCTGCAGGTCTTCTGTGACTCCCAACTCGTAGTCAGCCAGTTCAGCGGCGAATTCGACGCTAAAAATAAGCGAATGGGAGCATATCGACAGTTGGTCCGCACGTTATCCGGCGAATTTACGTCTTTCTCTCTGACGAAGGTCCCACGGAACGAGAACGCATCAGCCGACGCACTCGCAGCTCTGGCGAACCGCTCTGACCCCGAGTTACGGCGTACCATTCCCATTGAA encodes the following:
- the LOC104759916 gene encoding uncharacterized protein LOC104759916, producing MILGPPEDCADSVRALKKRARQICALQTAPSEPSLCSDPISFTSEDAKGIQHPHSDPLVIEVSMGDFDVERVLIDTGSTVNVLCWQTLEKMGVTPNQLKPETQTLTGYDGVAKMSMGDVKLQVRAGEVTRKTKFAVVDAPPIYNAILGVPWIYAMQAVPSTYHLCLKFPTPTGIGTLYGDQRVARACSVIEKKQRKTEAA